A genomic region of Caulobacter sp. NIBR2454 contains the following coding sequences:
- a CDS encoding TetR/AcrR family transcriptional regulator encodes MARTVADKSDTLEPLARVFREHGYEGASVSMLCEATGLGKGSLYHFYPKGKAEMAATVLAAWDGWFETNVFLPLRSAEDGKQAVGAMLDSLTETYRSGRRICIFGMLALGSARDEFASAISGYFEKWIDALEVPLEQAGVDDPRVVAQEIIASIQGAIVLARALDDAELFNNAMVRIRKQYVS; translated from the coding sequence ATGGCTCGTACCGTTGCTGACAAATCAGATACCCTGGAACCCCTCGCGCGTGTGTTCCGCGAACACGGCTACGAGGGCGCGAGCGTCTCGATGCTCTGTGAGGCGACCGGGCTCGGTAAAGGCAGCCTCTACCACTTCTACCCCAAGGGTAAGGCGGAGATGGCGGCCACCGTCCTGGCCGCATGGGACGGCTGGTTCGAGACCAACGTCTTCTTGCCGCTCAGGAGCGCCGAAGACGGCAAACAGGCCGTCGGGGCAATGCTCGACAGTCTGACGGAGACTTATCGGTCAGGTCGACGGATCTGCATCTTCGGGATGCTGGCTCTCGGGAGTGCGAGGGACGAGTTCGCGTCAGCGATATCCGGCTACTTCGAGAAGTGGATCGACGCGCTCGAGGTCCCGCTCGAGCAGGCCGGCGTCGACGATCCACGGGTCGTCGCCCAAGAAATCATCGCCAGCATCCAGGGCGCGATCGTCCTCGCAAGGGCGCTCGATGACGCTGAACTGTTCAACAACGCCATGGTCCGCATCCGGAAACAGTACGTTTCCTGA
- a CDS encoding MlaD family protein — protein sequence MERNANYGLVGIISLALFVGLVVFVVWLARLQFNREYDQYDILFIGPVRGLSEGGEVHFNGIKVGEVSEIGLDKRDPNRVIARARVTSDVPIRTDSYATLEPQGITGVNYVQITAGQPTNPLLKDTVPDNQIPVLRTQRSALSDLLEGGGTVLTRTIEALDRMNRVLSDDNIKTFSASLDDVQAVTAELRERKSIIADAQKALQSIDASVQSAQKLIENTNSLVDNDGRKTLNELSSAASEISAAAKDVRGMVNQLKEPTGEFARQGLPQLTSAIVSLQEAAESMSRLVSQVEQNPRSLVSKSPAKEVEIKP from the coding sequence ATGGAGAGAAACGCAAACTACGGCCTGGTGGGGATCATCTCCCTGGCCCTGTTCGTGGGCCTGGTGGTCTTCGTCGTCTGGCTGGCGCGGCTGCAGTTCAACCGCGAGTACGACCAGTACGACATCCTGTTCATCGGCCCCGTCCGCGGCCTGTCGGAGGGCGGCGAGGTCCACTTCAACGGCATCAAGGTCGGCGAGGTGTCCGAGATCGGCCTCGACAAGCGCGACCCCAACCGCGTCATCGCCCGCGCCCGCGTCACCTCCGACGTGCCGATCCGCACCGACAGCTACGCCACGCTGGAGCCGCAGGGCATCACCGGCGTCAACTACGTCCAGATCACCGCCGGCCAGCCGACCAATCCCCTGCTCAAGGACACGGTGCCGGACAACCAGATCCCGGTCCTGCGCACCCAGCGCAGCGCCCTGTCCGACCTGCTGGAAGGCGGCGGCACCGTCCTGACCCGCACCATCGAGGCTCTGGACCGCATGAACCGCGTGCTGTCCGACGACAACATCAAGACCTTCAGCGCCAGCCTCGACGACGTCCAGGCCGTCACCGCCGAGCTGCGCGAGCGCAAGTCGATCATCGCCGACGCGCAAAAGGCCCTGCAGTCCATCGACGCCTCGGTCCAGTCGGCCCAGAAGCTGATCGAGAACACCAACAGCCTGGTCGACAACGACGGCCGCAAGACCCTGAACGAGCTGTCCAGCGCCGCCTCCGAGATCTCGGCCGCCGCCAAGGACGTGCGCGGCATGGTCAACCAGCTCAAGGAGCCCACCGGCGAGTTCGCTCGCCAGGGCCTGCCCCAGCTCACCAGCGCCATCGTCAGCCTGCAGGAGGCCGCCGAGTCCATGAGCCGCCTGGTCAGTCAGGTGGAGCAGAACCCGCGCTCCCTCGTCAGCAAGTCGCCCGCCAAGGAAGTGGAGATCAAGCCGTGA
- a CDS encoding winged helix-turn-helix domain-containing protein: MNEHTSPFRRLGRITLAVEPPFRLGVLEVRPAALEVSSPEGAEMLEPRVMQVLVALARAHGEPVGRDEMIDLCWDGRIVSEDALNRCIVKLRKALSADPRVTIETIAKIGYRLRVRDGAAPEAAPAVAEASGEAGAKRRPPWRWIVVGAALLAVAGVAAAYVLTRPGPARTAQGFRPLTSEPGLETWPALSRSGDVLVYAAGATPHAPRELYMRATRDGEPVRLTSHPLDDFAPAWSPRGDRIAFVRTDGASPCQILTMTVPGGAERLVGRCAADTYTRVSWLNETTLVHADRPAGGGVRRIRALDIETGATRDLTTPPADFNGDADPLLSPDGRLMAFRRTTAPGIDDLYVRDIKTGRERQLTNDGWKARGFAWTRDRRHLVFSSNRGLDFGLWSVDATRDAAPRRVSVGLLNLGRLSSDSQDRLAVEMTAERVNLEAVAPDGSTRALSTSTGLEWDPDVAADGAVAFVSDRSGASELWVAREGAAPVRLTSLGSSYLHGPHWSPDGRRIAFIAVGQRRVDIHEIGRDGSGLRRVTQDGRDKAWPVWGADGALRYVERTAAGWRLMRLGADGQARPVPGGEGWRIVRTGPDGRLYGVRSGDPRLWTLPDDGGPAREAILGLQLADDSWAVGREGVRFIRDRRSDRPSLWLHPWSSGPRQTAALGGVSGAANIAIDPRSDGVVYGRLIQDETDIGLLELSR, from the coding sequence ATGAACGAACACACCTCGCCATTCCGCAGGCTGGGCCGCATCACCCTGGCCGTCGAGCCGCCATTCCGGCTGGGCGTGCTGGAAGTGCGTCCGGCCGCCCTGGAGGTGTCGTCGCCCGAGGGGGCGGAGATGCTGGAGCCGCGGGTGATGCAGGTGCTGGTCGCCCTGGCGCGCGCGCATGGCGAACCGGTGGGCCGGGACGAGATGATCGACCTGTGCTGGGACGGGCGGATCGTCTCCGAGGACGCCCTGAACCGCTGCATCGTCAAGCTGCGCAAGGCGCTGAGCGCCGATCCGCGGGTGACCATCGAGACCATCGCCAAGATCGGTTACCGACTGCGCGTCCGTGACGGCGCCGCGCCGGAAGCCGCGCCGGCCGTGGCGGAGGCTTCGGGTGAGGCTGGCGCCAAGCGCCGGCCGCCCTGGCGGTGGATCGTTGTGGGCGCCGCGCTGCTGGCCGTGGCGGGCGTGGCGGCGGCCTATGTGCTGACGCGGCCTGGGCCGGCGCGGACGGCGCAGGGGTTCCGGCCGCTGACCAGCGAGCCGGGACTGGAGACCTGGCCGGCCCTGTCGCGCAGCGGCGACGTGCTGGTCTATGCCGCCGGGGCGACCCCCCACGCGCCGCGCGAGCTCTATATGCGGGCTACGCGCGATGGGGAGCCGGTGCGGCTGACCTCCCATCCGCTGGACGATTTCGCGCCGGCCTGGTCGCCGCGGGGCGACCGCATCGCCTTTGTCCGGACGGATGGCGCCAGCCCCTGCCAGATCCTGACCATGACCGTGCCGGGCGGGGCCGAGCGCCTGGTGGGGCGCTGCGCGGCGGACACCTATACGCGGGTGTCGTGGCTGAACGAGACGACCCTGGTCCATGCGGACCGGCCGGCGGGCGGCGGGGTGCGGCGCATCCGGGCGCTGGACATCGAGACGGGCGCGACCCGCGATCTGACCACGCCGCCGGCGGACTTCAACGGCGACGCCGACCCGCTGCTGTCGCCGGACGGGCGGCTGATGGCGTTCCGGCGCACGACGGCGCCGGGGATCGACGACCTGTACGTGCGCGACATCAAGACCGGGCGCGAGCGGCAGCTGACCAACGACGGCTGGAAGGCGCGAGGCTTCGCCTGGACCCGGGACCGCCGCCATCTGGTCTTCAGCTCCAACCGGGGCCTGGATTTCGGGCTGTGGTCGGTGGACGCCACGCGCGACGCCGCGCCGCGTCGGGTCAGCGTCGGCCTGCTGAACCTGGGCCGCCTGTCCTCTGACAGCCAGGACCGGCTGGCGGTGGAGATGACCGCCGAACGCGTGAACCTGGAGGCCGTGGCGCCGGACGGATCGACGCGCGCCCTGAGCACCTCCACCGGGCTGGAGTGGGACCCGGACGTGGCGGCGGACGGGGCGGTGGCCTTCGTGTCCGACCGCAGCGGCGCGTCGGAGCTCTGGGTGGCGAGGGAGGGGGCTGCGCCGGTGCGGCTGACCTCGCTGGGTTCGAGCTATCTGCACGGGCCGCACTGGTCGCCCGACGGCCGCCGGATCGCCTTCATCGCCGTCGGTCAGCGCCGGGTGGATATCCATGAGATCGGGCGCGACGGTTCGGGCCTGAGGCGGGTGACCCAGGACGGGCGCGACAAGGCCTGGCCGGTCTGGGGGGCGGACGGCGCCTTGCGCTATGTGGAGCGGACGGCGGCTGGCTGGCGGCTGATGCGCCTGGGCGCGGATGGTCAGGCGCGCCCGGTCCCTGGCGGCGAGGGCTGGCGGATCGTGCGGACCGGGCCCGATGGCCGCCTCTATGGCGTGCGGTCGGGCGACCCGCGCCTGTGGACCCTGCCCGATGACGGCGGCCCGGCGCGCGAGGCGATCCTGGGACTGCAACTGGCGGATGATTCCTGGGCCGTGGGCCGTGAGGGCGTGCGGTTCATACGCGATCGTCGAAGCGACCGTCCGTCGCTTTGGCTGCACCCTTGGTCGAGCGGACCGCGACAGACGGCGGCGCTGGGAGGAGTGTCAGGGGCAGCCAATATAGCCATCGACCCGCGTAGCGACGGGGTGGTCTACGGCCGGCTCATCCAGGACGAAACCGATATCGGACTGCTGGAGTTGTCCCGCTAG
- a CDS encoding 3-oxoacyl-ACP reductase family protein — MCNSFDPCAGSGHASNPSPDATSPDPPGDQNPGRCFASSQTVDSASSNIRKYLMTLTGKKALVTGGSRGIGAAIAKTLAAEGAAVAITYEKSNDQADAVVSEIKALGQFAVAIQADSADIEAIQASVDKAAEDLGGLDILVNNAGIIRMNDLADISIENVQALLDVNVRGPILTSKAALAHLNEGGSIITIGSFFADRVPYGGLGVYAATKSALTAFNQGLARELGPRGITANIVQPGSIDTDMNPAHGPFGDPMRALTANGRFGQGAEIGHAVAYLASDKARYVTGTTLTVDGGANA, encoded by the coding sequence ATGTGCAACAGCTTCGACCCGTGCGCTGGGTCTGGCCATGCATCCAACCCCAGTCCCGATGCGACGTCCCCAGACCCACCGGGGGATCAGAATCCTGGTCGCTGCTTTGCGAGCAGCCAAACCGTCGACTCTGCGTCGAGCAACATAAGGAAATATCTGATGACGCTTACAGGCAAGAAGGCGCTCGTGACCGGCGGCAGCCGGGGAATCGGCGCGGCGATCGCAAAAACGCTGGCCGCCGAAGGCGCAGCCGTCGCGATCACCTATGAGAAGTCCAATGATCAGGCCGACGCAGTGGTGTCGGAGATCAAGGCGCTGGGCCAGTTCGCCGTAGCGATCCAGGCCGACAGCGCGGACATCGAGGCGATACAGGCTTCGGTCGACAAGGCGGCCGAAGACCTCGGCGGCCTCGACATCCTCGTCAATAACGCCGGGATCATTCGCATGAACGATCTCGCCGACATCTCCATCGAGAATGTCCAGGCGCTCCTCGACGTCAACGTCCGCGGGCCGATTCTGACGAGCAAGGCCGCCCTCGCCCATTTGAATGAGGGCGGGAGCATCATCACCATCGGCAGCTTCTTCGCCGATCGTGTGCCCTATGGCGGCTTGGGCGTCTATGCGGCCACGAAGTCCGCGCTCACGGCCTTCAACCAGGGGCTCGCACGCGAACTCGGCCCCCGGGGCATAACGGCGAACATCGTCCAGCCTGGCTCGATCGACACGGATATGAACCCGGCCCATGGTCCCTTTGGCGATCCGATGCGCGCTTTGACCGCAAACGGCCGCTTCGGCCAGGGCGCCGAGATCGGGCATGCCGTCGCCTATCTGGCCAGCGACAAGGCCCGCTACGTCACCGGCACGACGCTGACGGTGGACGGCGGCGCCAACGCCTGA
- a CDS encoding ABC transporter permease: MDTNADFSVETTEQGATAVLTGDWTATTLEDAPARLAQAVSGGGAAVFDLRQIGRFDTAGAYAVIRAGCDVEKKKILARAATNRLLHLVDNAVKAEPTPVPKRRGTTDLVERLGRGVFNLGHEFWETMAFIGHLVVAIGRSLKNPKRIRWAAIVSMAERAGLDAIPIVATTTFFIGAVVGLLGANMLTQFGAQVFAVELIGIAVLREFNIIITAVLLAGRSASSFAAEIGSMKMQQEIDAMQILGVDPFEALVMPRFFALLIMIPLLTFVATLAGLAGGMLVTWSVLDLSPGFFFQRIIDNVGATHFWVGLSKAPVMAAVIAGIGCRQGLEVGNDVESLGRRVTTAVVQAIFSIILIDAVFALIYMELNI; this comes from the coding sequence ATGGACACCAACGCCGACTTCAGCGTCGAGACGACCGAGCAAGGCGCCACCGCCGTGCTGACGGGCGACTGGACGGCGACCACCCTCGAGGACGCGCCCGCGCGCCTGGCCCAGGCGGTGTCTGGCGGCGGGGCGGCGGTGTTCGACCTGCGCCAGATCGGCCGCTTCGACACGGCCGGCGCCTATGCGGTGATCCGCGCCGGCTGCGACGTCGAGAAGAAGAAGATCCTCGCCCGCGCCGCCACCAACCGCCTGCTGCACCTGGTGGACAACGCGGTGAAGGCCGAGCCGACTCCGGTGCCCAAGCGCCGGGGCACCACCGACCTTGTGGAGCGTCTGGGCCGTGGGGTGTTCAACCTGGGCCACGAGTTCTGGGAGACCATGGCCTTCATCGGCCACCTGGTCGTCGCCATCGGCCGCAGCCTGAAGAACCCCAAGCGCATCCGCTGGGCGGCCATCGTCTCCATGGCCGAGCGGGCGGGGCTGGACGCCATTCCCATCGTGGCCACCACCACCTTCTTCATCGGGGCGGTCGTGGGCCTTTTGGGCGCCAACATGCTCACGCAGTTCGGGGCCCAGGTATTCGCCGTCGAGCTGATCGGCATCGCCGTCCTGCGCGAGTTCAACATCATCATCACCGCCGTGCTGCTGGCCGGCCGCTCGGCCTCGTCCTTCGCCGCCGAGATCGGCTCGATGAAGATGCAGCAGGAGATCGACGCCATGCAGATCCTGGGCGTCGATCCGTTCGAGGCGCTGGTCATGCCGCGCTTCTTCGCCCTCTTGATCATGATCCCGCTGCTGACCTTTGTGGCGACGCTGGCGGGCCTGGCGGGCGGGATGCTGGTCACCTGGAGCGTGCTGGACCTGTCGCCCGGATTCTTCTTCCAGCGCATCATCGACAATGTGGGCGCCACCCACTTCTGGGTCGGCCTGTCCAAGGCCCCGGTCATGGCCGCCGTGATCGCCGGCATCGGCTGCCGCCAGGGGCTGGAGGTCGGCAACGACGTCGAAAGCCTCGGCCGCCGGGTGACCACCGCCGTGGTCCAGGCCATCTTCTCGATCATCCTGATCGACGCGGTCTTCGCGCTTATCTACATGGAGCTCAACATATGA
- a CDS encoding glucan biosynthesis protein, whose amino-acid sequence MADDTPRSGAPRRDVFAGLAALAGLMAVPRLASAQAEGAAQPFSQESLRAQARALAARPYAPPPQGRSQLEGLSYDQYRQIRFNKARQLWAPEGLAFRAEFFPPAFMYPKPVELFEVMEGQARAIAYAPDFFTFPEGHQASGENMGGFSGLRLLWPINRPDVLDEIGVFQGASYFRSLGKGNYYGASARGLAIGTGEPNEEFPVFNALWIERPAAGQGFVTVHALMDSPSVAGAYSFKITPGQNTVYEVDAAIYPRKTIDKGGVAAMSSMYLFGLSDRPDDHDFRTSVHDSDGLAMWTGRGERIWRPLANPKSLRLSSFEDDSPRGFGLLQRERDIEAYGDLEARYDKRPGIWVEPLEDWGPGRVHLVEIATRKETDDNIAIFWRPIEPWKAGQEVTLRYRLHFGNEPYPSQLARVRRTRAGEIVQEGAAGGSGARMFTIDFEGIAPDATGRFEDVEAEMEIRGGELLWRAVGPYPAPNAARAAFGFKPTGREVELMLRLKRGGQPVSETWRHRWSG is encoded by the coding sequence ATGGCAGACGACACTCCCCGTTCGGGCGCGCCGCGCCGCGACGTCTTCGCTGGCCTGGCCGCTCTGGCCGGCCTGATGGCTGTTCCCCGTCTCGCTTCGGCGCAGGCTGAGGGGGCTGCGCAGCCGTTCTCTCAGGAGAGCTTGCGGGCGCAGGCCCGGGCGCTGGCCGCGCGACCCTATGCGCCGCCGCCGCAGGGGCGGTCGCAGCTGGAGGGGCTGAGCTACGACCAGTACCGGCAGATTCGGTTCAACAAGGCGCGTCAGCTGTGGGCGCCCGAGGGGCTGGCTTTCCGGGCCGAGTTTTTCCCGCCGGCCTTCATGTACCCCAAGCCCGTGGAGCTGTTCGAGGTGATGGAGGGGCAGGCGCGGGCGATCGCCTATGCGCCGGACTTCTTCACCTTCCCCGAGGGGCATCAGGCGTCGGGCGAGAACATGGGCGGGTTCTCGGGCCTGCGGCTGCTGTGGCCGATCAACCGGCCGGACGTGCTGGACGAGATCGGGGTCTTCCAGGGGGCGAGCTATTTCCGCAGCCTGGGCAAGGGCAACTATTACGGCGCCTCGGCGCGGGGGCTGGCCATCGGGACCGGCGAGCCGAACGAGGAGTTCCCGGTCTTCAACGCGTTGTGGATCGAGCGACCGGCGGCGGGGCAGGGGTTCGTGACCGTTCACGCCCTGATGGACAGCCCCAGCGTGGCGGGGGCCTACAGCTTCAAGATCACGCCGGGGCAGAACACCGTCTACGAGGTCGATGCGGCGATCTATCCGCGCAAGACCATCGACAAGGGCGGCGTGGCGGCCATGAGCAGCATGTATCTGTTCGGGCTGTCGGACCGGCCGGACGACCATGACTTCCGCACCTCGGTCCACGACAGCGACGGGCTGGCCATGTGGACGGGGCGGGGCGAGCGCATCTGGCGGCCGCTGGCCAATCCCAAGTCCCTGCGCCTCAGTTCGTTCGAGGACGACAGCCCGCGGGGCTTTGGCCTGCTGCAGCGCGAGCGCGACATCGAGGCCTATGGCGACCTGGAGGCGCGGTACGACAAGCGGCCGGGGATCTGGGTGGAGCCGCTGGAGGACTGGGGTCCTGGGCGGGTGCATCTGGTGGAGATCGCCACCCGAAAGGAGACCGACGACAACATCGCCATCTTCTGGCGACCCATCGAGCCGTGGAAGGCCGGGCAGGAGGTGACGCTGCGCTATCGCCTGCATTTCGGAAACGAGCCCTATCCCAGCCAGCTGGCGCGGGTACGCCGCACGCGGGCGGGCGAGATCGTGCAGGAGGGCGCCGCCGGCGGGTCCGGGGCGCGGATGTTCACCATCGACTTCGAAGGGATCGCCCCCGACGCGACCGGCCGCTTCGAGGATGTCGAGGCGGAGATGGAGATTCGCGGCGGGGAGCTGTTATGGCGTGCGGTGGGTCCCTATCCGGCGCCCAACGCCGCGCGGGCGGCATTCGGCTTCAAGCCCACGGGGCGCGAGGTGGAGCTGATGCTGCGGCTGAAACGCGGCGGGCAGCCGGTGTCGGAGACCTGGCGTCACCGTTGGAGCGGATGA
- a CDS encoding MFS transporter, with protein sequence MEDQSPTWRSAAVLVAVCLASASMPLAFTGPTVALPAIGEALGGSPVAINWATNAYLLTFGSLLLAAGALADRYGRKRVFAIATGVFGILSVMIAFSPDMTSFNLIRAAQGVMAAAAMSAGMAVLAQEFHGPGQLRAFSFVGVSFGVGLSVAPIASAYLFELFGWRSILALVVAFDVAAFLIGIAFMKESRDPDATRVDWPGSVSFTVALAALTTAILEGPGRGWSDPVVVALFAAAAAILIAFVVIERRVARPMLDLDLFRYRQFVGVQLLAAAPAYGFVVLVVLLPIRLVGIDGMSASEAGLTMLAMSAPLLVLPLLAGSLTRWLSPATLCGLGLVVASVGVFWLGQVPIGAGTAAMVPALLVIGVGMSFPWGLMDGLAVSVVPKERAGMAAGIFGTVRVAGEGIALALTTALLSGLAQAKVSPLIAQPTASSLIAERLVTGDLGGASALAPEVPAPALLASYGDAFSALSLCLAAVTLITAVVVFLSLRRPVVHQG encoded by the coding sequence ATGGAAGATCAGTCTCCGACGTGGCGTTCCGCGGCCGTTCTTGTGGCCGTCTGTCTCGCCTCCGCGTCGATGCCGCTCGCCTTCACCGGCCCCACCGTCGCGCTGCCCGCCATAGGCGAGGCGCTTGGCGGATCACCGGTCGCGATCAACTGGGCGACAAACGCCTATCTGTTGACCTTCGGAAGCCTGCTTCTCGCGGCCGGGGCGCTAGCGGACCGATACGGTCGCAAGCGGGTGTTTGCCATCGCGACGGGCGTATTCGGCATTCTTTCGGTGATGATCGCGTTTTCACCCGACATGACCAGCTTCAACCTGATCCGGGCCGCTCAGGGCGTCATGGCCGCAGCCGCAATGTCGGCCGGGATGGCCGTTCTGGCGCAGGAGTTCCACGGCCCAGGGCAGCTGCGGGCGTTCAGTTTCGTCGGCGTGAGCTTCGGAGTCGGCCTCTCGGTCGCCCCGATCGCGTCGGCTTATCTGTTCGAGCTGTTCGGCTGGCGGAGCATCCTGGCGCTGGTGGTCGCCTTTGATGTCGCCGCCTTCCTCATCGGCATTGCCTTCATGAAAGAGTCGCGAGATCCGGACGCCACCAGGGTCGACTGGCCGGGAAGCGTCAGCTTCACGGTCGCGCTCGCAGCCCTGACGACGGCGATCCTTGAGGGTCCAGGCCGCGGATGGTCGGACCCGGTGGTCGTCGCCCTCTTCGCAGCGGCGGCTGCCATCCTGATCGCGTTCGTCGTGATCGAACGACGCGTCGCTCGCCCGATGCTGGACCTCGACCTGTTTCGATACCGGCAGTTCGTGGGCGTCCAACTCCTTGCGGCCGCTCCCGCCTATGGCTTCGTCGTCCTTGTGGTCCTGCTTCCGATCCGGCTTGTAGGAATCGACGGCATGTCCGCTTCTGAAGCTGGCCTTACCATGCTTGCCATGTCCGCGCCTTTGCTGGTGCTGCCGCTGCTGGCGGGATCGCTGACCCGCTGGCTGTCGCCGGCCACGCTTTGTGGTCTCGGCCTTGTCGTCGCCAGCGTGGGCGTGTTCTGGCTCGGACAGGTTCCGATTGGTGCTGGAACCGCTGCCATGGTCCCTGCCCTTCTCGTCATCGGCGTCGGCATGAGCTTTCCGTGGGGCCTGATGGACGGGCTTGCCGTCAGTGTCGTGCCCAAGGAGCGAGCAGGCATGGCCGCAGGCATCTTCGGGACTGTTCGCGTCGCCGGCGAAGGCATCGCCCTGGCGCTGACCACGGCGCTGCTGAGCGGACTGGCGCAGGCCAAGGTTTCGCCGCTGATAGCACAGCCGACGGCCTCATCTCTGATCGCTGAGCGGCTTGTGACGGGGGACCTGGGGGGCGCCTCGGCGCTCGCGCCGGAGGTGCCGGCGCCGGCACTGCTTGCAAGTTACGGAGACGCGTTCAGCGCGCTGTCGCTGTGCCTCGCCGCCGTCACGCTCATCACGGCGGTAGTCGTCTTCCTCTCGCTGCGACGACCGGTGGTCCATCAAGGCTGA
- a CDS encoding ABC transporter ATP-binding protein: MSPNEDHLSDDELLDDTVAPVQIKGLVSRFGDNVVHDGLDLTVKRGEVLGVVGGSGAGKSVLLNTIIGLKSPDGGEVKLFGQDTQRASRRRWSAIERKWGVLFQQGALFSNLTVRENVAAPLYEHTDLPKHEVEQLADLKIALAGLPARAGALKPAELSGGMRKRAGLARALAMDPELLFLDEPTAGLDPIGAAAFDDLIKDLSDSLDLTVFMITHDLDTLYAITDRVAVIADKKVVAVAPVSKLERSDHPWIQEYFLGKRGRAAQTARQAG, encoded by the coding sequence ATGAGCCCCAACGAAGACCATCTCAGCGACGACGAGCTGCTGGACGACACCGTCGCCCCGGTCCAGATCAAGGGTCTGGTCTCGCGCTTTGGCGACAACGTGGTCCACGACGGCCTCGACCTGACCGTCAAGCGCGGCGAGGTCCTGGGCGTGGTGGGCGGTTCGGGCGCCGGCAAGTCGGTGCTGCTCAACACCATCATCGGGCTGAAGTCTCCCGACGGCGGCGAGGTCAAGCTCTTCGGCCAGGACACCCAGCGCGCCTCCCGCCGCCGGTGGAGCGCCATCGAGCGCAAGTGGGGGGTCCTCTTCCAGCAGGGCGCCCTGTTCTCGAACCTGACGGTGCGCGAGAACGTCGCCGCGCCGCTGTACGAGCACACCGACCTGCCCAAGCACGAGGTCGAGCAGCTGGCCGATCTGAAGATCGCCCTGGCCGGCCTGCCCGCCCGCGCCGGCGCGCTGAAGCCCGCAGAGCTTTCCGGCGGCATGCGCAAGCGCGCGGGCCTGGCCCGGGCGCTGGCCATGGACCCCGAACTGCTGTTCCTGGACGAGCCCACGGCGGGCCTCGATCCCATCGGGGCGGCCGCCTTCGACGACCTCATCAAGGACCTGTCCGACAGCCTCGACCTGACCGTGTTCATGATCACCCACGATCTGGACACGCTCTACGCCATCACCGACCGCGTGGCCGTGATCGCCGACAAGAAGGTCGTGGCCGTGGCGCCGGTTTCGAAACTCGAGCGTTCCGACCATCCGTGGATCCAGGAGTATTTCCTGGGCAAGCGCGGACGGGCGGCGCAAACCGCCCGCCAGGCGGGTTAG
- a CDS encoding TetR/AcrR family transcriptional regulator: MNKYFSERYIYNAAADKGESLVSDKKSGRAGRPRSFELENALEVGQKLFHERGYDGVSLSDLTSAIGIAAPSFYAAFGSKADFFQKILSRYSDATPLIDVFTVESDPVAMRVENYLVARAEAYSQDAVTKGCLVLNATRTCSDAGAAAVAGEIAEGGRLRVRDLVARSRPDLAEPVSDLVASVMQGLSAHARQGWSTDRLVAVARSAALSIRTMSETPDFTAA; the protein is encoded by the coding sequence TTGAATAAATATTTTAGTGAGCGCTATATATACAACGCCGCCGCCGACAAGGGAGAATCTTTAGTGTCTGATAAAAAATCCGGCCGGGCCGGGCGGCCCCGCTCGTTCGAGCTGGAGAACGCCCTTGAGGTCGGCCAGAAACTCTTTCACGAGCGCGGCTACGACGGCGTGTCCCTGTCCGATCTGACGTCTGCGATCGGCATCGCCGCGCCCAGTTTCTACGCCGCGTTCGGGAGCAAGGCGGACTTCTTCCAGAAGATTTTGAGCCGTTACAGCGACGCTACGCCGTTGATCGACGTATTCACTGTGGAGAGTGACCCTGTCGCGATGCGTGTCGAAAATTATCTGGTCGCGCGTGCCGAGGCCTACAGCCAGGACGCTGTGACGAAGGGCTGCCTGGTTCTGAACGCGACCCGGACCTGCAGCGACGCCGGCGCCGCGGCGGTCGCCGGAGAGATCGCCGAGGGCGGCCGCCTGCGCGTCCGCGACCTTGTCGCCAGGTCGCGACCGGATCTGGCGGAGCCGGTCAGCGACCTAGTCGCGTCTGTCATGCAGGGATTGTCCGCACACGCCCGGCAGGGTTGGTCGACCGACCGTCTCGTCGCTGTTGCGAGGAGCGCGGCGCTCTCGATCAGGACAATGTCCGAGACGCCGGATTTCACCGCGGCCTAG
- a CDS encoding nuclear transport factor 2 family protein has protein sequence MADRSNFELVKHFYDSFVRGDIDAVLATLSDDLDWRESENFLLGDRNPYRTPAAVAEGVFKRVAAEFQDYVAGPDELIDAGDTIVAVGRSKGVMASTGKPFDAKYTHIVRVADGKIVSWHQLIDTLEIWRAQQPN, from the coding sequence ATGGCCGACCGAAGCAACTTCGAACTCGTCAAACATTTTTACGACAGCTTCGTCAGGGGCGATATCGACGCCGTCCTCGCGACCCTCAGCGATGACCTCGACTGGCGCGAATCCGAAAACTTCCTTCTCGGCGATCGCAACCCGTACCGGACGCCGGCGGCGGTCGCTGAAGGCGTATTCAAGCGTGTCGCGGCGGAGTTTCAGGACTATGTGGCAGGACCTGACGAGTTGATCGACGCCGGCGACACGATCGTCGCCGTCGGCCGATCGAAAGGCGTCATGGCCTCGACCGGAAAGCCGTTTGACGCAAAGTATACGCATATCGTGCGCGTCGCTGACGGCAAGATCGTGAGTTGGCATCAACTGATCGACACGCTCGAGATCTGGCGCGCACAGCAACCGAACTAA